One region of Zingiber officinale cultivar Zhangliang chromosome 7B, Zo_v1.1, whole genome shotgun sequence genomic DNA includes:
- the LOC122003930 gene encoding photosystem II reaction center PSB28 protein, chloroplastic-like, which yields MVSAMHSALVSSPNFTKCPKNQLSHQASPAVAGPKLQTAISGASLRFPPPPPTARRARWNRHNSHFSRMSVLMMVKPAIQFIQGTDEQTIPDVRLTQSRDGTNGVAIFSFEQPSVFDSSSELGDITGFYMIDEEGVLQSVDVSAKFVNGKPARIEAKYVMRTPRDWDRFMRFMERYSQANGLQFVKNK from the exons ATGGTGTCTGCCATGCATTCTGCACTTGTTTCTTCTCCAAACTTCACCAAATGTCCCAAGAACCAACTATCCCACCAAG CTTCCCCTGCTGTCGCTGGACCAAAGCTTCAAACTGCTATCTCTGGTGCATCTTTGCGGTTTCCACCTCCACCGCCCACAGCTCGACGGGCGAGATGGAATCGCCACAATTCTCACTTTTCCAGGATGTCAGTGCTGATGATGGTGAAGCCGGCAATCCAATTCATACAGGGAACGGATGAGCAAACAATACCAGATGTGAGGCTCACCCAATCAAGGGACGGTACGAATGGGGTTGCCATCTTTTCCTTCGAGCAGCCCTCTGTTTTCGACTCCTCCAGCGAGCTGGGAGACATCACCGGCTTCTATATGATCGATGAGGAAGGCGTGCTGCAGTCTGTGGACGTGAGTGCCAAGTTTGTGAATGGGAAGCCTGCGAGAATCGAAGCCAAATACGTGATGAGGACTCCGAGGGATTGGGACAGGTTCATGAGGTTCATGGAGAGGTACTCTCAGGCAAATGGCTTGCAGTTTGTCAAAAACAAGTAA